A genomic window from Aethina tumida isolate Nest 87 chromosome 4, icAetTumi1.1, whole genome shotgun sequence includes:
- the LOC109596057 gene encoding dentin sialophosphoprotein isoform X1: MSVGSKGHRCVRFSWDDHLTMNASRSGDGGYNCRVKLTQCLAIVVRKEGCRGDPGDFWMYENGYLLFQGLLSSNSVCWWNNALNGATKSLVYHGYVNPGAIIVGSEPCALEILRNAWSRRVLQPPPGYQIVAIEDIDDCIASPVSQTQWTPLPEAVCAVVLRLSSQGRPAGIETIREGLILTFPHVSPPSEHALYDTLVQLTKERKLYNTSSGYYIVTPERRRSRSQSHGRRRDDNPVEPPSNKTMLMSAEEAMAMVHGDMTTIRDGNITHQCIQTNLADVICGGNASDKILYPRNKRRSSSFPSPRSPDRRSFRLWSSNRRLRRSASTRTIAKHHHYGDTSSSTEYPNSSDSTPIPKKESLLSRIFRRSKRSQCQIGTFSAQFPPTEWFNSKAIHLHNVGTQTCLSEKEIGISISSYLENYELGSSRSATLPRHRRQLSSDLTFAASITNSRENSPISRYTNSTLPRNKGYRSRESSRKTSRSSLSKTATEKTDDSGIKSLEPPEITNSNTSSPKLNGRAEPVTNGDTTKTSHKFNTTNFSYEEPTDNSSDSPVKNLSSIDNSGPSSIESHKSNKTGSSITSGPSSIESHKTVINRNSTESPKTSVESRSLKKLHHRREAREKSKTQKQSAAPTVTSIPHSNSFTLQVTTNQGGLNMNNKANATTTATINGGTAGNTKIFVQNSPVRSVITFENGQSNEINPNVVIINGTEPTTTETKFDSSTDTCDVKYPTKNTNQSKDSQVSLNNTSTSFDNSNNEQKNETMNNSRKLSLQLPSRDGLSYHNLIKNVSSSSHNQFNSNSNPDSPIANSYRDFSKNTAYSSNPPSPTKSYEGIPLATTGKFLKNEIGSKTSLEKSFYGLESSKVLDKNFIGSEPNICYKERTLTRENSNQQFPSLSDLSFNFTSLAAQKILNGVSINSVDTLVELNMAANVEKQNNCDVVHTDFGLF; this comes from the exons GGATTGCTGTCTTCAAATTCGGTGTGTTGGTGGAACAACGCCTTGAATGGTGCTACGAAGAGCCTAGTTTATCATGGTTACGTCAATCCAGGCGCCATAATTGTAGGATCCGAACCATGTGCTCTAGAAATATTAAGGAATGCATGGTCCAGACGAGTCCTGCAGCCTCCTCCTGGATATCAAATTGTTGCAATAG AGGACATAGATGATTGCATCGCATCGCCAGTATCCCAAACCCAATGGACTCCATTACCTGAAGCAGTTTGTGCAGTAGTATTAAGGCTTTCGAGCCAAGGAAGGCCAGCAGGAATTGAAACCATACGAGAGGGTTTGATCCTGACATTTCCACATGTGTCACCTCCCAGTGAACATGCCTTATACGACACATTGGTCCAGTTAACCAAGGAAAGAAAACTCTACAACACTTCCAGTGGATACTACATCGTCACTCCAGA gAGGAGGCGATCTAGAAGCCAGTCCCATGGAAGACGACGAGATGATAATCCTGTGGAACCACCGTCGAACAAAACCATGCTTATGTCCGCGGAAGAAGCCATGGCCATGGTCCATGGTGACATGACCACGATCAGGGATGGAAACATTACACATCAGTGCATTCAAACGAACCTGGCTGACGTAATATGCGGTGGCAACGCCAGCGACAAAATCCTTTACCCACGAAATAAACGTCGTTCTTCGTCCTTTCCCTCTCCAAGGAGTCCAGATAGAAGGTCATTCAGACTGTGGAGTTCAAACAGAAGGCTAAGAAGGTCAGCTTCTACAAGAACCATTGCCAAGCATCACCACTATGGAGACACAAGTAGCAGCACTGAATATCCCAATAGCAGTGACTCAACGCCAATAccaa aaaaagaGTCACTTTTGTCAAGAATATTCAGACGTTCTAAGAGGTCACAATGTCAAATTGGTACCTTCAGTGCGCAGTTTCCACCAACGGAGTGGTTTAACTCCAAAGCAATTCATTTGCACAACGTTGGGACACAAACATGCCTTTCGGAAAAG GAAATTGGCATCTCTATATCGTCATACCTGGAGAACTACGAACTCGGTTCATCAAGATCTGCGACACTGCCTAGACATCGAAGACAACTCTCAAGTGACCTTACTTTTGCTGCCTCAATCACCAACTCAAGGGAAAACTCACCGATTTCAAGATACACCAATAGCACATTGCCTAGAAATAAGGGCTACAGGAGTCGCGAGAGCTCTAGAAAAACCAGTAGGTCTAGTTTGAGTAAAACGGCGACTGAAAAGACAGACGACAGTGGAATTAAGTCTCTTGAACCCCCTGAAATAACAAATAGTAACACAAGTTCTCCTAAATTGAATGGCAGAGCAGAGCCTGTAACAAACGGAGACACAACGAAGACTAGTCATAAGTTCAACACAACGAATTTCAGTTATGAAGAGCCTACAGATAATTCTTCGGATTCCCCAGTTAAGAACTTATCCAGCATCGACAATAGTGGACCATCAAGCATAGAATCCCACAAGAGTAACAAAACTGGAAGCTCCATAACCTCCGGGCCTTCAAGCATCGAATCCCACAAAACTGTCATCAATAGGAATTCTACCGAATCTCCGAAAACATCGGTTGAATCTAGAAGTTTGAAGAAACTTCATCACAGAAGAGAAGCGAGGGAAAAATCTAAAACGCAAAAGCAATCAGCTGCTCCTACAGTAACCTCAATCCCACACAGTAACTCATTTACTCTTCAAGTGACAACCAATCAAGGAGGCCTAAATATGAACAACAAAGCAAATGCTACTACAACAGCTACCATAAATGGAGGAACAGCCgggaatactaaaattttcgtACAGAACTCTCCGGTAAGATCTGTTATCACTTTCGAGAACGGACAATCAAACGAAATCAACCCCAATGTAGTCATTATAAATGGTACAGAACCAACTACAACCGAAACAAAATTCGATTCGAGCACAGATACTTGCGACGTTAAGTATCCAACTAAAAATACGAATCAATCGAAGGACTCGCAAGTAAGTTTAAACAATACATCAACAAGCTTTGACAATTCAAACAACGAACAAAAGAATGAAACAATGAACAACAGCAGAAAACTGTCCCTGCAATTACCTTCAAGGGACGGTTTAAGTTACcataatttaatcaagaaTGTCTCTTCTAGTTCCCAcaatcaattcaattcaaattccAATCCGGATTCGCCCATAGCAAATTCCTACAGAGACTTTTCGAAAAATACCGCATATAGTAGTAATCCGCCTAGTCCCACAAAAAGTTACGAAGGTATACCATTAGCGACAACcggtaaatttctaaaaaacgaAATTGGCTCCAAAACCTCGCTGGAAAAATCATTCTACGGACTGGAGTCCAGCAAGGTTTTGGACAAGAACTTCATTGGTTCTGAACCGAACATTTGTTACAAGGAAAGAACATTGACGAGAGAAAACAGTAATCAACAGTTTCCCAGTCTAAGTGACCttagttttaatttcactAGTTTAGCCGCACAAAAAATACTGAACGGTGTTAGTATAAACAGCGTCGACACATTAGTCGAGCTTAATATGGCTGCCAATGTAGAAAAGCAAAATAACTGTGATGTTGTTCACACAGATTTTGGTTTGTTTTGA
- the LOC109596057 gene encoding dentin sialophosphoprotein isoform X2: MSVGSKGHRCVRFSWDDHLTMNASRSGDGGYNCRVKLTQCLAIVVRKEGCRGDPGDFWMYENGYLLFQGLLSSNSVCWWNNALNGATKSLVYHGYVNPGAIIVGSEPCALEILRNAWSRRVLQPPPGYQIVAIEDIDDCIASPVSQTQWTPLPEAVCAVVLRLSSQGRPAGIETIREGLILTFPHVSPPSEHALYDTLVQLTKERKLYNTSSGYYIVTPERRSRSQSHGRRRDDNPVEPPSNKTMLMSAEEAMAMVHGDMTTIRDGNITHQCIQTNLADVICGGNASDKILYPRNKRRSSSFPSPRSPDRRSFRLWSSNRRLRRSASTRTIAKHHHYGDTSSSTEYPNSSDSTPIPKKESLLSRIFRRSKRSQCQIGTFSAQFPPTEWFNSKAIHLHNVGTQTCLSEKEIGISISSYLENYELGSSRSATLPRHRRQLSSDLTFAASITNSRENSPISRYTNSTLPRNKGYRSRESSRKTSRSSLSKTATEKTDDSGIKSLEPPEITNSNTSSPKLNGRAEPVTNGDTTKTSHKFNTTNFSYEEPTDNSSDSPVKNLSSIDNSGPSSIESHKSNKTGSSITSGPSSIESHKTVINRNSTESPKTSVESRSLKKLHHRREAREKSKTQKQSAAPTVTSIPHSNSFTLQVTTNQGGLNMNNKANATTTATINGGTAGNTKIFVQNSPVRSVITFENGQSNEINPNVVIINGTEPTTTETKFDSSTDTCDVKYPTKNTNQSKDSQVSLNNTSTSFDNSNNEQKNETMNNSRKLSLQLPSRDGLSYHNLIKNVSSSSHNQFNSNSNPDSPIANSYRDFSKNTAYSSNPPSPTKSYEGIPLATTGKFLKNEIGSKTSLEKSFYGLESSKVLDKNFIGSEPNICYKERTLTRENSNQQFPSLSDLSFNFTSLAAQKILNGVSINSVDTLVELNMAANVEKQNNCDVVHTDFGLF, encoded by the exons GGATTGCTGTCTTCAAATTCGGTGTGTTGGTGGAACAACGCCTTGAATGGTGCTACGAAGAGCCTAGTTTATCATGGTTACGTCAATCCAGGCGCCATAATTGTAGGATCCGAACCATGTGCTCTAGAAATATTAAGGAATGCATGGTCCAGACGAGTCCTGCAGCCTCCTCCTGGATATCAAATTGTTGCAATAG AGGACATAGATGATTGCATCGCATCGCCAGTATCCCAAACCCAATGGACTCCATTACCTGAAGCAGTTTGTGCAGTAGTATTAAGGCTTTCGAGCCAAGGAAGGCCAGCAGGAATTGAAACCATACGAGAGGGTTTGATCCTGACATTTCCACATGTGTCACCTCCCAGTGAACATGCCTTATACGACACATTGGTCCAGTTAACCAAGGAAAGAAAACTCTACAACACTTCCAGTGGATACTACATCGTCACTCCAGA GAGGCGATCTAGAAGCCAGTCCCATGGAAGACGACGAGATGATAATCCTGTGGAACCACCGTCGAACAAAACCATGCTTATGTCCGCGGAAGAAGCCATGGCCATGGTCCATGGTGACATGACCACGATCAGGGATGGAAACATTACACATCAGTGCATTCAAACGAACCTGGCTGACGTAATATGCGGTGGCAACGCCAGCGACAAAATCCTTTACCCACGAAATAAACGTCGTTCTTCGTCCTTTCCCTCTCCAAGGAGTCCAGATAGAAGGTCATTCAGACTGTGGAGTTCAAACAGAAGGCTAAGAAGGTCAGCTTCTACAAGAACCATTGCCAAGCATCACCACTATGGAGACACAAGTAGCAGCACTGAATATCCCAATAGCAGTGACTCAACGCCAATAccaa aaaaagaGTCACTTTTGTCAAGAATATTCAGACGTTCTAAGAGGTCACAATGTCAAATTGGTACCTTCAGTGCGCAGTTTCCACCAACGGAGTGGTTTAACTCCAAAGCAATTCATTTGCACAACGTTGGGACACAAACATGCCTTTCGGAAAAG GAAATTGGCATCTCTATATCGTCATACCTGGAGAACTACGAACTCGGTTCATCAAGATCTGCGACACTGCCTAGACATCGAAGACAACTCTCAAGTGACCTTACTTTTGCTGCCTCAATCACCAACTCAAGGGAAAACTCACCGATTTCAAGATACACCAATAGCACATTGCCTAGAAATAAGGGCTACAGGAGTCGCGAGAGCTCTAGAAAAACCAGTAGGTCTAGTTTGAGTAAAACGGCGACTGAAAAGACAGACGACAGTGGAATTAAGTCTCTTGAACCCCCTGAAATAACAAATAGTAACACAAGTTCTCCTAAATTGAATGGCAGAGCAGAGCCTGTAACAAACGGAGACACAACGAAGACTAGTCATAAGTTCAACACAACGAATTTCAGTTATGAAGAGCCTACAGATAATTCTTCGGATTCCCCAGTTAAGAACTTATCCAGCATCGACAATAGTGGACCATCAAGCATAGAATCCCACAAGAGTAACAAAACTGGAAGCTCCATAACCTCCGGGCCTTCAAGCATCGAATCCCACAAAACTGTCATCAATAGGAATTCTACCGAATCTCCGAAAACATCGGTTGAATCTAGAAGTTTGAAGAAACTTCATCACAGAAGAGAAGCGAGGGAAAAATCTAAAACGCAAAAGCAATCAGCTGCTCCTACAGTAACCTCAATCCCACACAGTAACTCATTTACTCTTCAAGTGACAACCAATCAAGGAGGCCTAAATATGAACAACAAAGCAAATGCTACTACAACAGCTACCATAAATGGAGGAACAGCCgggaatactaaaattttcgtACAGAACTCTCCGGTAAGATCTGTTATCACTTTCGAGAACGGACAATCAAACGAAATCAACCCCAATGTAGTCATTATAAATGGTACAGAACCAACTACAACCGAAACAAAATTCGATTCGAGCACAGATACTTGCGACGTTAAGTATCCAACTAAAAATACGAATCAATCGAAGGACTCGCAAGTAAGTTTAAACAATACATCAACAAGCTTTGACAATTCAAACAACGAACAAAAGAATGAAACAATGAACAACAGCAGAAAACTGTCCCTGCAATTACCTTCAAGGGACGGTTTAAGTTACcataatttaatcaagaaTGTCTCTTCTAGTTCCCAcaatcaattcaattcaaattccAATCCGGATTCGCCCATAGCAAATTCCTACAGAGACTTTTCGAAAAATACCGCATATAGTAGTAATCCGCCTAGTCCCACAAAAAGTTACGAAGGTATACCATTAGCGACAACcggtaaatttctaaaaaacgaAATTGGCTCCAAAACCTCGCTGGAAAAATCATTCTACGGACTGGAGTCCAGCAAGGTTTTGGACAAGAACTTCATTGGTTCTGAACCGAACATTTGTTACAAGGAAAGAACATTGACGAGAGAAAACAGTAATCAACAGTTTCCCAGTCTAAGTGACCttagttttaatttcactAGTTTAGCCGCACAAAAAATACTGAACGGTGTTAGTATAAACAGCGTCGACACATTAGTCGAGCTTAATATGGCTGCCAATGTAGAAAAGCAAAATAACTGTGATGTTGTTCACACAGATTTTGGTTTGTTTTGA
- the LOC109596057 gene encoding dentin sialophosphoprotein isoform X3, with protein sequence MNASRSGDGGYNCRVKLTQCLAIVVRKEGCRGDPGDFWMYENGYLLFQGLLSSNSVCWWNNALNGATKSLVYHGYVNPGAIIVGSEPCALEILRNAWSRRVLQPPPGYQIVAIEDIDDCIASPVSQTQWTPLPEAVCAVVLRLSSQGRPAGIETIREGLILTFPHVSPPSEHALYDTLVQLTKERKLYNTSSGYYIVTPERRRSRSQSHGRRRDDNPVEPPSNKTMLMSAEEAMAMVHGDMTTIRDGNITHQCIQTNLADVICGGNASDKILYPRNKRRSSSFPSPRSPDRRSFRLWSSNRRLRRSASTRTIAKHHHYGDTSSSTEYPNSSDSTPIPKKESLLSRIFRRSKRSQCQIGTFSAQFPPTEWFNSKAIHLHNVGTQTCLSEKEIGISISSYLENYELGSSRSATLPRHRRQLSSDLTFAASITNSRENSPISRYTNSTLPRNKGYRSRESSRKTSRSSLSKTATEKTDDSGIKSLEPPEITNSNTSSPKLNGRAEPVTNGDTTKTSHKFNTTNFSYEEPTDNSSDSPVKNLSSIDNSGPSSIESHKSNKTGSSITSGPSSIESHKTVINRNSTESPKTSVESRSLKKLHHRREAREKSKTQKQSAAPTVTSIPHSNSFTLQVTTNQGGLNMNNKANATTTATINGGTAGNTKIFVQNSPVRSVITFENGQSNEINPNVVIINGTEPTTTETKFDSSTDTCDVKYPTKNTNQSKDSQVSLNNTSTSFDNSNNEQKNETMNNSRKLSLQLPSRDGLSYHNLIKNVSSSSHNQFNSNSNPDSPIANSYRDFSKNTAYSSNPPSPTKSYEGIPLATTGKFLKNEIGSKTSLEKSFYGLESSKVLDKNFIGSEPNICYKERTLTRENSNQQFPSLSDLSFNFTSLAAQKILNGVSINSVDTLVELNMAANVEKQNNCDVVHTDFGLF encoded by the exons GGATTGCTGTCTTCAAATTCGGTGTGTTGGTGGAACAACGCCTTGAATGGTGCTACGAAGAGCCTAGTTTATCATGGTTACGTCAATCCAGGCGCCATAATTGTAGGATCCGAACCATGTGCTCTAGAAATATTAAGGAATGCATGGTCCAGACGAGTCCTGCAGCCTCCTCCTGGATATCAAATTGTTGCAATAG AGGACATAGATGATTGCATCGCATCGCCAGTATCCCAAACCCAATGGACTCCATTACCTGAAGCAGTTTGTGCAGTAGTATTAAGGCTTTCGAGCCAAGGAAGGCCAGCAGGAATTGAAACCATACGAGAGGGTTTGATCCTGACATTTCCACATGTGTCACCTCCCAGTGAACATGCCTTATACGACACATTGGTCCAGTTAACCAAGGAAAGAAAACTCTACAACACTTCCAGTGGATACTACATCGTCACTCCAGA gAGGAGGCGATCTAGAAGCCAGTCCCATGGAAGACGACGAGATGATAATCCTGTGGAACCACCGTCGAACAAAACCATGCTTATGTCCGCGGAAGAAGCCATGGCCATGGTCCATGGTGACATGACCACGATCAGGGATGGAAACATTACACATCAGTGCATTCAAACGAACCTGGCTGACGTAATATGCGGTGGCAACGCCAGCGACAAAATCCTTTACCCACGAAATAAACGTCGTTCTTCGTCCTTTCCCTCTCCAAGGAGTCCAGATAGAAGGTCATTCAGACTGTGGAGTTCAAACAGAAGGCTAAGAAGGTCAGCTTCTACAAGAACCATTGCCAAGCATCACCACTATGGAGACACAAGTAGCAGCACTGAATATCCCAATAGCAGTGACTCAACGCCAATAccaa aaaaagaGTCACTTTTGTCAAGAATATTCAGACGTTCTAAGAGGTCACAATGTCAAATTGGTACCTTCAGTGCGCAGTTTCCACCAACGGAGTGGTTTAACTCCAAAGCAATTCATTTGCACAACGTTGGGACACAAACATGCCTTTCGGAAAAG GAAATTGGCATCTCTATATCGTCATACCTGGAGAACTACGAACTCGGTTCATCAAGATCTGCGACACTGCCTAGACATCGAAGACAACTCTCAAGTGACCTTACTTTTGCTGCCTCAATCACCAACTCAAGGGAAAACTCACCGATTTCAAGATACACCAATAGCACATTGCCTAGAAATAAGGGCTACAGGAGTCGCGAGAGCTCTAGAAAAACCAGTAGGTCTAGTTTGAGTAAAACGGCGACTGAAAAGACAGACGACAGTGGAATTAAGTCTCTTGAACCCCCTGAAATAACAAATAGTAACACAAGTTCTCCTAAATTGAATGGCAGAGCAGAGCCTGTAACAAACGGAGACACAACGAAGACTAGTCATAAGTTCAACACAACGAATTTCAGTTATGAAGAGCCTACAGATAATTCTTCGGATTCCCCAGTTAAGAACTTATCCAGCATCGACAATAGTGGACCATCAAGCATAGAATCCCACAAGAGTAACAAAACTGGAAGCTCCATAACCTCCGGGCCTTCAAGCATCGAATCCCACAAAACTGTCATCAATAGGAATTCTACCGAATCTCCGAAAACATCGGTTGAATCTAGAAGTTTGAAGAAACTTCATCACAGAAGAGAAGCGAGGGAAAAATCTAAAACGCAAAAGCAATCAGCTGCTCCTACAGTAACCTCAATCCCACACAGTAACTCATTTACTCTTCAAGTGACAACCAATCAAGGAGGCCTAAATATGAACAACAAAGCAAATGCTACTACAACAGCTACCATAAATGGAGGAACAGCCgggaatactaaaattttcgtACAGAACTCTCCGGTAAGATCTGTTATCACTTTCGAGAACGGACAATCAAACGAAATCAACCCCAATGTAGTCATTATAAATGGTACAGAACCAACTACAACCGAAACAAAATTCGATTCGAGCACAGATACTTGCGACGTTAAGTATCCAACTAAAAATACGAATCAATCGAAGGACTCGCAAGTAAGTTTAAACAATACATCAACAAGCTTTGACAATTCAAACAACGAACAAAAGAATGAAACAATGAACAACAGCAGAAAACTGTCCCTGCAATTACCTTCAAGGGACGGTTTAAGTTACcataatttaatcaagaaTGTCTCTTCTAGTTCCCAcaatcaattcaattcaaattccAATCCGGATTCGCCCATAGCAAATTCCTACAGAGACTTTTCGAAAAATACCGCATATAGTAGTAATCCGCCTAGTCCCACAAAAAGTTACGAAGGTATACCATTAGCGACAACcggtaaatttctaaaaaacgaAATTGGCTCCAAAACCTCGCTGGAAAAATCATTCTACGGACTGGAGTCCAGCAAGGTTTTGGACAAGAACTTCATTGGTTCTGAACCGAACATTTGTTACAAGGAAAGAACATTGACGAGAGAAAACAGTAATCAACAGTTTCCCAGTCTAAGTGACCttagttttaatttcactAGTTTAGCCGCACAAAAAATACTGAACGGTGTTAGTATAAACAGCGTCGACACATTAGTCGAGCTTAATATGGCTGCCAATGTAGAAAAGCAAAATAACTGTGATGTTGTTCACACAGATTTTGGTTTGTTTTGA
- the LOC109596057 gene encoding storkhead-box protein 2 isoform X4 — MSVGSKGHRCVRFSWDDHLTMNASRSGDGGYNCRVKLTQCLAIVVRKEGCRGDPGDFWMYENGYLLFQGLLSSNSVCWWNNALNGATKSLVYHGYVNPGAIIVGSEPCALEILRNAWSRRVLQPPPGYQIVAIEDIDDCIASPVSQTQWTPLPEAVCAVVLRLSSQGRPAGIETIREGLILTFPHVSPPSEHALYDTLVQLTKERKLYNTSSGYYIVTPERRRSRSQSHGRRRDDNPVEPPSNKTMLMSAEEAMAMVHGDMTTIRDGNITHQCIQTNLADVICGGNASDKILYPRNKRRSSSFPSPRSPDRRSFRLWSSNRRLRRSASTRTIAKHHHYGDTSSSTEYPNSSDSTPIPKKESLLSRIFRRSKRSQCQIGTFSAQFPPTEWFNSKAIHLHNVGTQTCLSEKEIGISISSYLENYELGSSRSATLPRHRRQLSSDLTFAASITNSRENSPISRYTNSTLPRNKGYRSRESSRKTSRSSLSKTATEKTDDSGIKSLEPPEITNSNTSSPKLNGRAEPVTNGDTTKTSHKFNTTNFSYEEPTDNSSDSPVKNLSSIDNSGPSSIESHKSNKTGSSITSGPSSIESHKTVINRNSTESPKTSVESRSLKKLHHRREAREKSKTQKQSAAPTVTSIPHSNSFTLQVTTNQGGLNMNNKANATTTATINGGTAGNTKIFVQNSPVRSVITFENGQSNEINPNVVIINGTEPTTTETKFDSSTDTCDVKYPTKNTNQSKDSQFPQSIQFKFQSGFAHSKFLQRLFEKYRI; from the exons GGATTGCTGTCTTCAAATTCGGTGTGTTGGTGGAACAACGCCTTGAATGGTGCTACGAAGAGCCTAGTTTATCATGGTTACGTCAATCCAGGCGCCATAATTGTAGGATCCGAACCATGTGCTCTAGAAATATTAAGGAATGCATGGTCCAGACGAGTCCTGCAGCCTCCTCCTGGATATCAAATTGTTGCAATAG AGGACATAGATGATTGCATCGCATCGCCAGTATCCCAAACCCAATGGACTCCATTACCTGAAGCAGTTTGTGCAGTAGTATTAAGGCTTTCGAGCCAAGGAAGGCCAGCAGGAATTGAAACCATACGAGAGGGTTTGATCCTGACATTTCCACATGTGTCACCTCCCAGTGAACATGCCTTATACGACACATTGGTCCAGTTAACCAAGGAAAGAAAACTCTACAACACTTCCAGTGGATACTACATCGTCACTCCAGA gAGGAGGCGATCTAGAAGCCAGTCCCATGGAAGACGACGAGATGATAATCCTGTGGAACCACCGTCGAACAAAACCATGCTTATGTCCGCGGAAGAAGCCATGGCCATGGTCCATGGTGACATGACCACGATCAGGGATGGAAACATTACACATCAGTGCATTCAAACGAACCTGGCTGACGTAATATGCGGTGGCAACGCCAGCGACAAAATCCTTTACCCACGAAATAAACGTCGTTCTTCGTCCTTTCCCTCTCCAAGGAGTCCAGATAGAAGGTCATTCAGACTGTGGAGTTCAAACAGAAGGCTAAGAAGGTCAGCTTCTACAAGAACCATTGCCAAGCATCACCACTATGGAGACACAAGTAGCAGCACTGAATATCCCAATAGCAGTGACTCAACGCCAATAccaa aaaaagaGTCACTTTTGTCAAGAATATTCAGACGTTCTAAGAGGTCACAATGTCAAATTGGTACCTTCAGTGCGCAGTTTCCACCAACGGAGTGGTTTAACTCCAAAGCAATTCATTTGCACAACGTTGGGACACAAACATGCCTTTCGGAAAAG GAAATTGGCATCTCTATATCGTCATACCTGGAGAACTACGAACTCGGTTCATCAAGATCTGCGACACTGCCTAGACATCGAAGACAACTCTCAAGTGACCTTACTTTTGCTGCCTCAATCACCAACTCAAGGGAAAACTCACCGATTTCAAGATACACCAATAGCACATTGCCTAGAAATAAGGGCTACAGGAGTCGCGAGAGCTCTAGAAAAACCAGTAGGTCTAGTTTGAGTAAAACGGCGACTGAAAAGACAGACGACAGTGGAATTAAGTCTCTTGAACCCCCTGAAATAACAAATAGTAACACAAGTTCTCCTAAATTGAATGGCAGAGCAGAGCCTGTAACAAACGGAGACACAACGAAGACTAGTCATAAGTTCAACACAACGAATTTCAGTTATGAAGAGCCTACAGATAATTCTTCGGATTCCCCAGTTAAGAACTTATCCAGCATCGACAATAGTGGACCATCAAGCATAGAATCCCACAAGAGTAACAAAACTGGAAGCTCCATAACCTCCGGGCCTTCAAGCATCGAATCCCACAAAACTGTCATCAATAGGAATTCTACCGAATCTCCGAAAACATCGGTTGAATCTAGAAGTTTGAAGAAACTTCATCACAGAAGAGAAGCGAGGGAAAAATCTAAAACGCAAAAGCAATCAGCTGCTCCTACAGTAACCTCAATCCCACACAGTAACTCATTTACTCTTCAAGTGACAACCAATCAAGGAGGCCTAAATATGAACAACAAAGCAAATGCTACTACAACAGCTACCATAAATGGAGGAACAGCCgggaatactaaaattttcgtACAGAACTCTCCGGTAAGATCTGTTATCACTTTCGAGAACGGACAATCAAACGAAATCAACCCCAATGTAGTCATTATAAATGGTACAGAACCAACTACAACCGAAACAAAATTCGATTCGAGCACAGATACTTGCGACGTTAAGTATCCAACTAAAAATACGAATCAATCGAAGGACTCGCAA TTCCCAcaatcaattcaattcaaattccAATCCGGATTCGCCCATAGCAAATTCCTACAGAGACTTTTCGAAAAATACCGCATATAG